The following proteins are encoded in a genomic region of Gossypium hirsutum isolate 1008001.06 chromosome D05, Gossypium_hirsutum_v2.1, whole genome shotgun sequence:
- the LOC107904985 gene encoding uncharacterized protein, translated as MRSTLASVWHPIGGVSVSDLGKERYLFRFYYEVDVERVIKNGPWNFNSHLLILHRLQQGEDLLSVQLHWVDFWILIHDLPLGFMADAVAHQLGNFIGEFIEYDFAAVQLGYKRIMRVRVKVDVRKPLKRKKRIALKNGESVYVRFEYEKLTLFYFLCGKLGHGESFYPLRVIQLQSVDVFKWDISLRAQSRRNQSWKSKWLVEDEREKQANFDNTGSMGERWKVGILTPNMGFKGDNEGFSQKDFVSVSVQEKGKAVVNTGPKAVVNTGPVKIRVMTQSNDEFDVEMVAHEEANSPIMYSDRLKRPRIHPIVSRVSDYDSNETIVTSLQVHDNSRSAGLTEQASRER; from the coding sequence ATGCGATCGACGCTAGCAAGTGTTTGGCATCCAATAGGAGGTGTTTCAGTCTCTGACCTGGGAAAGGAAAGATATTTATTTCGATTTTATTATGAAGTGGATGTGGAGAGGGTAATAAAGAACGGGCCATGGAATTTCAATTCTCATCTTCTGATTCTCCATCGATTGCAACAGGGCGAGGATCTTTTAAGTGTTCAGTTGCATTGGGTGGATTTTTGGATACTAATACATGATCTCCCTCTTGGCTTTATGGCAGACGCTGTGGCGCACCAACTGGGAAACTTCATAGGGGAGTTCATTGAGTATGATTTTGCCGCTGTTCAGTTGGGGTATAAACGCATTATGAGAGTCAGGGTGAAAGTGGATGTTCGGAAGCCtctcaaaagaaaaaagagaatagCGCTTAAAAACGGTGAATCTGTTTATGTACGATTTGAATATGAAAAgctgactttattttattttttatgtggaAAATTAGGACATGGAGAGAGTTTTTATCCCTTAAGAGTTATTCAGCTGCAGTCAGTTGATGTTTTTAAGTGGGATATCTCTTTACGAGCCCAATCACGAAGGAACCAGTCATGGAAGAGTAAATGGCTTGTGGAAGACGAAAGAGAGAAACAGGCTAATTTTGACAATACAGGATCAATGGGGGAAAGATGGAAGGTAGGGATTCTGACACCAAATATGGGATTTAAAGGCGATAATGAGGGGTTTAGTCAAAAAGATTTTGTTTCTGTTTCTGTgcaagaaaaaggaaaggccGTTGTTAATACAGGCCCAAAGGCTGTTGTTAATACCGGCCCAGTAAAAATCAGGGTTATGACCCAAAGTAATGATGAATTCGATGTGGAGATGGTAGCGCATGAAGAAGCTAATAGTCCAATAATGTACAGTGATAGACTCAAAAGACCTAGAATTCACCCTATTGTTTCACGAGTTTCTGATTATGATTCGAATGAAACTATCGTTACTTCTTTGCAAGTACATGATAATTCAAGATCGGCAGGCCTTACTGAACAGGCCAGTCGGGAGCGATGA